From a region of the Salarias fasciatus chromosome 6, fSalaFa1.1, whole genome shotgun sequence genome:
- the LOC115390177 gene encoding histone H3, translated as MARTKQTARKSTGGKAPRKQLATKAARKSAPATGGVKKPHRYRPGTVALREIRRYQKSTELLIRKLPFQRLVREIAQDFKTDLRFQSSAVMALQEASEAYLVGLFEDTNLCAIHAKRVTIMPKDIQLARRIRGERA; from the coding sequence ATGGCTCGTACCAAGCAGACCGCCCGTAAATCCACCGGAGGCAAAGCTCCCAGGAAGCAGCTGGCTACCAAGGCCGCCCGCAAGAGCGCCCCGGCCACCGGCGGAGTCAAGAAGCCTCACCGCTACAGGCCCGGCACCGTGGCTCTGCGGGAGATCCGTCGCTACCAGAAGTCCACCGAGCTGCTCATCCGCAAGCTGCCCTTCCAGCGCCTGGTGCGAGAGATCGCTCAGGACTTCAAGACCGACCTGCGCTTCCAGAGCTCGGCCGTCATGGCCCTGCAGGAGGCCAGCGAGGCTTACCTGGTGGGCCTGTTCGAGGACACCAACCTGTGCGCCATCCACGCCAAGAGGGTCACCATCATGCCCAAAGACATCCAGTTGGCCCGCCGCATCCGCGGAGAGAGGGCTTAA
- the LOC115390190 gene encoding histone H2B 1/2, protein MPEPAKSAPKKGSKKAVSKTAGKGGKKRKRTRKESYAIYVYKVLKQVHPDTGISSKAMSIMNSFVNDIFERIASEASRLAHYNKRSTITSREIQTAVRLLLPGELAKHAVSEGTKAVTKYTSSK, encoded by the coding sequence ATGCCTGAACCCGCCAAGTCTGCGCCCAAGAAGGGCTCCAAGAAAGCCGTGAGCAAGACCGCCGGCAAAGGAggcaagaagaggaagaggaccaGGAAGGAGAGCTACGCTATTTACGTGTACAAGGTGCTGAAGCAAGTCCACCCCGACACCGGCATCTCGTCCAAGGCCATGAGCATCATGAACTCGTTCGTCAACGACATCTTCGAGCGCATCGCCTCGGAGGCGTCTCGTCTGGCTCACTACAACAAGCGCTCTACCATCACCTCCAGAGAGATCCAGACCGCCGTGCGTCTCCTGCTGCCCGGCGAGCTGGCCAAGCACGCCGTGTCCGAGGGCACCAAGGCCGTCACCAAGTACACCAGCTCCAAGTAa